The uncultured Cohaesibacter sp. genomic sequence CAGTTTTGCGATCAAGTTACCTTCGCCAACAGAAGCAAGCAAAGCGCCCCAAACGCTAACGTTGCTAGAGATCGGCAAGACAGGCAACCTGCGCCGGAGAATAACTCAAAATCATTTGGGGAATTCGCTTAGCAGCTCAGTCCTTATGAAAAAGATAAATGACAAACTGTTTGGTGAGGAAGTAGAGAACGGGATCGATCAGGAAAAACTATCCTGCTGGATCTTGGAGCATCTCTATTTCGGCTGGATAGAAGACCGCGTTTCTCCGGAAGGGCGTTGCGCACTCGTTGAGCATTTCAACCCACTGCTGAATCTACGTTAGTTAGCGGTGTATATTCACAGCATCCTTTATTGATTGAGCGCCCATGTTCCTCTCCATCTTTGACATCTTCAAGATAGGCATTGGCCCTTCATCGTCCCACACTATGGGACCGATGAATGCAGCTTTGCGATTTATGGGGGATTTACGCGATGGTAACTTCATGGGTGTCCGCCCGGATGATGTACAGCGGGTGAGTTGCTCGCTGCATGGCTCGCTCGCCTTTACCGGCAAGGGACACGCAACGGACCGTGCCGTTATCCTCGGCCTTCTTGGCTTTGCGCCGGACAGGCTTGATCCAGATGAGGCCGAAGCACAGGAAGCATGTGCGCGCGAAGAGAAGGCCATCGAACCGGACGGTTTCCCGCGACTGCGCTTCAACCCGGATGATGACATCCTTTTCGACTATGGCCCGCCCCTGACCGGCCACGCAAACGGCATGAAACTCTTTGCCTATGGCGAAGGCAATCGGCAATTGGCCAGCGTCACCTATTATTCTATTGGTGGCGGCTTCATTGTCACCGCCAGTGAGATGGAAGAAGAAATCAGCCACAAGCCCGATGCTCTGCATGAAGCGCAGGAAGCGGCGGGCTTCCCCTACCCTTTTGGTTCGGCTGCTGAAATGCTCGCGATGGGGCAATGCTCGGGCCTTTCCATTGCCTCCATGAAACGTGCCAATGAAGAGACAAGCCTGTCGCCAAAAGCGCTCGATGCAGGCATTGCCCGCATATGGAAGGCGATGCTCTCTTCCATCGACAGAGGGCTGGGCAAGGATGGAATTTTGCCCGGCGGCCTCAAGGTCAAGCGACGCGCCAAGCATATTCACCAACAGCTGACAAGCGCCCATGGCCACAATATGCCGATGCCCCATCAGGTCAACGACTGGCTAAGCGTCTATGCCATGGCCGTCAATGAAGAGAATGCGGCAGGCGGGCGGGTGGTCACCGCGCCGACCAACGGCGCAGCGGGCGTGGTACCTTCCGTCTTGCGTTACTATCGCGACCACTGCCCTGGCTCCAATGACGCGGGCGTTACAACCTTCCTTTTGACGGCGGCGGCCATTGGCGGCCTCATCAAGCACAATGCCTCTATATCAGGCGCGGAAGCAGGCTGTCAGGCTGAAGTCGGCTCAGCCGCAGCGATGGCAGCCAGCGGCCTTTGTGCGGCTCTTGGCGGTAGCAACGAGCAGATAGAGAATGCCGCAGAAATTGCTCTGGAGCA encodes the following:
- a CDS encoding L-serine ammonia-lyase, with product MFLSIFDIFKIGIGPSSSHTMGPMNAALRFMGDLRDGNFMGVRPDDVQRVSCSLHGSLAFTGKGHATDRAVILGLLGFAPDRLDPDEAEAQEACAREEKAIEPDGFPRLRFNPDDDILFDYGPPLTGHANGMKLFAYGEGNRQLASVTYYSIGGGFIVTASEMEEEISHKPDALHEAQEAAGFPYPFGSAAEMLAMGQCSGLSIASMKRANEETSLSPKALDAGIARIWKAMLSSIDRGLGKDGILPGGLKVKRRAKHIHQQLTSAHGHNMPMPHQVNDWLSVYAMAVNEENAAGGRVVTAPTNGAAGVVPSVLRYYRDHCPGSNDAGVTTFLLTAAAIGGLIKHNASISGAEAGCQAEVGSAAAMAASGLCAALGGSNEQIENAAEIALEHHLGMTCDPVKGLVQVPCIERNGLGAIKAVSAASLALYGDGSHFMPLDNCIRTLRETGRDMDEKYKETSLGGLAVNLPEC